The Candidatus Dependentiae bacterium DNA window ATTTTTTAAAAATTTATATTTTAAGTTTTAACATAAAAAGATAAAAAGTATTTAAAATTTTTTAATTTTATAAAAATATTTTTTAAAAATTGCATAAAAATGCATCAAATTTTATCGATGGGGGGCTTTGGTAAAAAGGTTTTATTTCTGGGAAAAACTCCGCTTTTTGTCTGTCACTCTGCATATCGAAAAAAAATATTTTTTAAAAAAATCTTGAAATACTTTTTATCTTTTTATGTTAAAACTTAAAATATAAATTTTTAAAAAATATATGGAATACGAAAAATGATATATTTAATTATAATAATTTTTTTACAAATGATTTTAGAATCATTACCTGTAAGCAGCTCCGGGCATTTATTATTGGCAGAAAAATTTTTTCAAACTACTATGCCCAAATATTTTGATTACTTTTTACACGGTCCGACAATATTAATATTATTGATAATATTTTATAAAGAATGGTTCCCGTTAGCCAAATGCTTAGCAACAAGCACTTACAACAAAAAAATGTTTGCCAAATTTGACAGCCATAAAAAATTATTAAAAATATTTCTTAAAATAATAACACTCGTTGCAATATCAAATGCAATTACAACATTAATCTGGTTTATATTTAAATTTTATTTGGAAAAAAAAGAATGGTTTGGAACAGATATACATTTATTAATAGGTTTTTGTGTTACGACTTTATTTTTATTTTTACTAAGTTTTAAAGAAAGACAAAGTAGCCACAAATCGCACTTAACAAATCTAAACAAAGCAACTGTCATCAACAGCATGACAGTGGATCTAAACATCTTTGCAAAATATTTAATACTTGGCATTATTCAAGGGCTTGCCCTTTTTCCGGGCATATCTCGATTTGCATCGGTATATGCGGCATCACGATTTTTAAATTTTACACCAAAAAGAGCTTTTCAAATTACATTTTTGCTTGAATTACCGTTGATATCTGCAGGATTTTTACTGGGTGTTTATCACATAAATAAAATAAATGATCAATTATCTTTTTTACTATTTTTTGCAATAGCTATCAGCACAATAATTTCTGCGATAATTTTTTATTTTGTAAAAAGATTAGCGTTAGCAAATAAATTACATTATTTTTTTTATTATATGATTATACCAATAACAATACTTGTTTTTATTATTTTGAAACATTTTGGGGAGCGCGAGTTAAGTCGTATTTTTTCGGGTTTTTAGGGTGTCCCTAAATTTACGGGGGATGTAGATTTCTCTTAAACAGAGTCCCCTACGAAAAAAAACTTTTGGCTTTTTTATACTTTGATATATTATTAATGTTTTATTACAAAGTTTTACAATTGCTTTTATTTAGGAGGCCGAGATAATGGCATTTTCAAAAGAAGATACATTGCAAAAAGTTGTTTTTACTATTGCAGAAAAATTAAACATTCAAGAAAGTAACATAAAACCTGAAGCTACATTTAAAGATTTAGGTGCAGACTCTCTTGATAATGTTGAAATAATTATGAGTTTTGAAGAACTCTTTGGTATAGAAATAAAAGATGAAGATGCGGAAAAAATCAAAACAGTTCAAGATGCTGTAAATCATATTCATGAAGCAAGAACAAAATAAAAAACATCGAGTTGCAGTTACCGGAATAGGACTTGTAAATCCTTTAGGTAACGACACCAACACTGTATGGAATAATTTAATTGCCGGTAAATCCGGCATTTCCTTTTTACCTGATAATTTTTGGGGGCAAAATTATAAAGAGTTCCCATATAATTTTGCAGGGCTTGTAAAAAACGAACAAGAAATTTTAAATAATTACTTTGATTTAGCCAAACAACGTAAATCTGATAGGTTTATACATCTTGCAATGATAGCTGGCTATCAGGCAATACAAGATTCAAAATTAACTAAAAATTATCCTGAAAATCGTACACGCTTTGGTTGCATGCTTGGCGTTGGTGTTGGCGGAATAAAAACAATTGAAGATTCGCTAAAAGATTTAATTTCTTCTGGACCCAAAAAAGTTTCTCCATTTTTAATACCAAGATCTATCAGTAATCAAGCTGCAGGCTGGCTTTCTATGGATTTCAATCTGCAGGGACAAATTGGTGCAATGGTAAATGCATGTTCTTCAAGCGCTGATGCTTTAGGTTTTGCATTTCGCACAATTCGCGATGGCTATGCTGATTACATGCTTTCAGGAGGTGCTGAGAGTTGTGTAACGCAATTGGCAATATCTGCATTTGGCAATATGCGTGCACTTTGTTCAAGTAAAAATTTTAACGATCCGACAAAAGCAAGTAGACCTTTTGATAAAGATCGCGAAGGCTTTGTTCTTTCGGAAGGTGCTGCAATTTTGGTTTTGGAACGACTTGATTTGGCACAAGCTCGCAATGCAAAAATTTATGGTGAAATTATAGGATATGGAGCAACGGCTGACGCATATCATATTACAGCAATGCATCCTGAAGGCCTTGGCGCACAGCAGGCAATAACAATTGCGCTTGATGACGCAAATATAAATTTAAAAGATATCGGATATATTAATGCGCATGGCACATCAACTCAAATGAACGATAAGCTTGAAACGTTGGTATTAAAAAAAGTTTTTGGTTCTCATGTTAGCCCGGATAATATAAATCACGCTCATATAAGTAGCACCAAATCCATGACGGGGCATTTACTTGGTGCTGCCGGAGCAACTGAAGCGGCATTTTCGATTTTAGCATTAAAAAATCAAATTTTACCGCCAACTATAAACTTGGAAAATCAGGATCCGGAATGCGATTTGGACTATACACCAAATAAAGCGATATCTAAAAGTTTTGATTATGCCATTTCAAATAGCTTTGGTTTTGGTGGTGGTAATTCTGTTTTGGTTTTTAAAAAATTTTGAGCAAATAAAAAAAGGGCCCCGAATTTCTTCGGAGCCTTTTTTATTTTAATTAAATTCAAATATTATTGAATGTTTGGAACTCTAAATATATTCATTATATTATTTGAACAAACTGGTTGTTTTGTAGCAACCAATATCGAATTATTTTTATCAAATAACTCACCAAACATTTTTGATGTATACCAATTATTAATTTTGCCATACATATTTTTTGTTGCATTTAAAGTTTTTGTACTTAATTCTTTTGCTGTATTAAAACTGTTTAAACCAAATCTTTTTGTTGCATTCAAAGCTTTTGAACCTAATTCTTTTAGCATAATTATTTTAGCTAATTTTTTTACTGTATCAAGTTTATTATATTTTATAGTTTTATAAAAATTAGAGTTTAAAAACTTAGGACCTAATTCTTTAGCAGCAACATATTTATTGTTACCAAATATTTTTGCAGTATTCAAAAATGATCCGGATTTTGTAGATAATGCAACTAAAAAAGTTTTTATTCTATCTCTTACAAAATCATAACCATATTGAATTTGACCGTTTGATAAGAATATACTGTTAACAAATATTTTTAAAGCCTCCGGTGATTTTTCCAACCAATTCATAACTGAAGCCGGAATTAAATCTTGGTTTGCATAAATACCCCAAGCCAAACTATATGCTATAGGTAATGCATATCCAATATAAACAAGCGTTTTAACTAATTTACTTGGTCTGTTTTTAATTTGTTTATTTTCTAATTTTAAATTACTGATATCAGCGAAAGCTTTATCTTGAGCTGAAACTGTTTTAACATTATTTTCAACTTTTTGAGTTTGAATATCTTGCTCTATAATATTTTTATTAAATTCAGTCTGTTGACGAGATTTAACTTCTTCATTTGCTGTTCTTATTGATTCATTTAATGCTATTGCAAGAGCAGCCTCTTCATCTACATCTTGATATTGTTTTAAATCTATTACAGGAACTACTGGTGTTTCGTTTGTTCTATTCTCAACAACAGGAGTTGTTCTTTTTACACAATTTCTATTTGCCGGACTTTTTGCAAAGGTATTAAATGCAATATTTGCAACGAACAAACCAAACAAAATGACTTTATTAGTTTTCATAATAAACCTCCATAAAAACTAGTAGAAATTCAATATACTATTATGTATTAATGATAATACTATGGAAAATAGAAACAAAGGCACTAAAAACGTAACTTTTAAGCCTTTAAATAACAAAAAATGGTCATAAACAATAGAAAATTGCTTATGACCATCAAAATTTAAATATTTTTATAGTTTTTTAAAAAGAAATCCCTGCTTTTAGCCAAAATTCGTAACATTCTATAGAATGATTATCGTCTGTAAATTCATAGGATGCACCCAAACTTAAATTTGCCGGTCTGTTCGACTGAGAGCACAAGTAAGAAATAACTCCTAAAAATTTATGTGTAAGTTGGTTTGGTGTTGCTGCACCTGATAGATTTAAATCTGAGTTATTAATAGCTTTACCGTTTAAAGCATTTGCCAATAAAAAGCTTGCCGATACGTCAAATGTAGATTGTGCTATGCCATAATTATTATCTTGCCAAGTTGATTTTAAACTTACAGCCTCTTTCTCTTTAAAAAATAAATTATATGCTGCATCAAGTGCAAAGCGTTTTGATTTAAATTGAAACCCGGCCAAAGCTTCTACTTGATTACCCGGACGAACACGAATATCTTGAGTTAAGATATTAGCGAGCGGTACCAAAGCAGTGCCTGCAGCGGCACCAATTTTACCGGCCAAATAATAATGACCAAACGGATAAGAATCAGTATTTAGTGGAATTGTTCTTCTTTCAGTTCCATCAAAAAGATATTTATGAGTTAAAGTAAAATATCCCCAACCTTGATGATTCGTACTTTTCCAAAAACGCATTGCTGTATCAAGATTCCAACCAAGTGCAAAATGATTTGAATTACCATATATTGGTTCAAATAAGTATTCGCTTTTAGGTTTATTACCTGTAGGTATTGTACACAATGCACTTAAATAGACATGTCTTGATTTATTTTCTATCAATCTATAACCAAACTTTGCATCAACATCTGCCACACCAAAAGCGGTTCTATTTTTTTGCATAATTTTTAAATATTGTAACTGATCTTGACTATTGTTTGTATCTGCTTCATTTACAACTTGCCCATTAAAAAAAGTTTCTATGTCTGTATAGTAACTTGTCGTATCTGTGTACTTTAAGTTTAAGTCATTTGAAACATAAACAATTGGAGATGTTATTTGAAAATAAGTTTTTTTAAGCGGATCATTTAGAAAACCAAATAGATCCAATATGGCGCCAAAAACTTCTTGTTTTGGACTTAATTCCATATGAGCTCTAATTTTATCCGAATTAACACCATTGTATCTGTGAACTAAAAAACGGTTCCAAACATCTTTAGTATCGTCTGCAATTATAGATCCAAGATTAGCGGCATATTCAATATTTATTGTATTTTTGCCATTAACACCAAAATATTTTCCCAAATCGTTGCCATTTACCGAACTTTTTGCAAATGCTGCAGCCTGAAAAGTAAAATTTAAATTTTTTTCAATTTTACTTTTATATCGGTTATTAAACCCTGTGTTAAGAACTGCCATATCGTCAACAACAGGTCTTGAAGTATACATAGTTCTTCTTGTTGCAGTAGATGCATTAGCTCCTAATACAGCAAAACTTAGTAATAAAATTTGAATCTTTTTCATTAAATTCTCCCTTTTATTCTTTTAAATTTACCAACTAAGTCCTGCTTTTGCCCAAACGGCATAACCCTCAAGCTCAGAATTATTCGATGCAAATTCATAAGAAGCACCAATCCCAAGCATTGCAGGATATTTACATTTGTTCCATTGATAACCAAGAGCAGCGTATATTTTATGTGAAGTCAAACTTGGAGTAGCTACAGAACTCAAATTTAAATAATCTGATTGAATTGCAACATTGCTTGTTTCGCTAACAAGTCCCGTTGTATCATAAACCGAGGCATGGGCATTATTGACATTATAAATAGTGTCAAAATTGTTAGTGGTAATATAAGAAACACCGGCCATTGCATATTTATCGTTTTCCCAATAATTTTTTAAAGAAACATTTTCATTTTCGGTTAAATATAAATTATACCCAATATCGAAAATCCAATTTAAAAAGTTAAAAGTTAAATTTGCAATTCCGTCAAATTGGCTGCCGGGTGTGACTCTAATATCTTGAGTTAAGACGTTTGCCAATGGAAAAACACCATTTTGACCATTTTGTCCTGCAAGAACATATTGTCCACCTTTTATTATAGTTTTTGAAGCTAAATTTGGATTTGGATCAAAAATTCCAACAGTTCTTTTTTCTATGCCCTGAAATAAATATTTATAATCACCAACAACCGCAAATTCTATATAATTGTTATCATGTCGCCACAAAACTAAATTAACATCCAATCCGGCACCAATGCCCCAGTGATGGGCATTACCATGAACCGGCTCAAATAACCACTCACCATTTGGCGTTTTACCTGTTGGAACCAAAAGTGAAACATTTAAACTCGATCGTACTTTTCTTTTATATAAATATTTCCAACCCAAACGAATATCAATATCGGCAAAACCTGAACTGGAATGCGGATTGCTATCAAGCTTTGCATATTTTAATTGCTCTTGAAGGTTATTTGCACTAACAACGTTTTCAATATTGCCTGAAAGATAATCTAAAAAAGAATAATCTTTTGCTATATCATTAAGTTGAGAAGTTGTTTCATTACCAATTATAGAAATATCTACATGATTTTTAACTTCAACGATTGGTGTTGAAACACGAAAATATAATCCATCTAAAATTTTATCCAAATCTTGGTGATAATCAAATCGTGCACCATAAGCTGTTTGTTTGGGATCCATGTAATAGCTGGCCGCAAGTGTATTTTTAGAACCATCCTGAGAATGTATTATTTTTCTTGATGCAAAAACTTTTGTTGAATCTGCCGGTGCTACGCTTATGATATTTTCAATACCCCTGGAGGCTGTCCAATCAAAACCAAAATAGTTTCCTATATCGGTTTTATTATTGGATTCTTGATAGAATGGTACAATCTGTATCGATCCATTATAAAAAGCATCCGGCTTTCTATATAAATTTGTATTCCATGTTGTATATTGCATAGCCAAATTGGAAAGTATTGGTCTTGTTGTTAAATAATTTTTATCTGAATAATCTTTTGAAAATAAATTACCAGATATAAAAATAAGTAATAATAAAATTTTTTTTCTCATTCTCTCTCCTAAATATTTTTTAAAAAAGACCTCCGTCCACTCCAATTACTTGTCCTGTAATATAATCTGCATCACCACTTGATAAAAATAAAATCAAATTGGCAATATCACAAGTTTTACCAAATCTTTTAAGACTTATTCTGTGTAAGATATTGGATTTCACATCTTGTGGTAATTTTTCAGTTAATCCTGTTTCTATAAAACCAGGGGCTATGGCATTTACTAAAATATTTCTACTGCCGTATTCTGCAGCAATACTTTTGGTTAAAGCAATAACTCCGGCTTTACTTGCAGCATAATTTGCCTGCCCAATATTCCCCGTAATCCCAACAATTGAGCTTATGTTTATGATATAACTTTGATTTTGTTTTATCATTTTTTTTATCGCCTGCTGCGCACAAAAAAAAGAACCTTTTAAATTTATATTCAAAACAGTGTCCCAGTCAGATTCTTTTAATCTTATTACAAGACCATCACGTGTAATTCCTGCATTATTCACAAGTAAATCCAAATTTTTATTTTCACAAGAATCTATAATTTTAAAAACAGATTTAAAACCATTTTCTATTAAAGATATGTTTGATATATCAACTTGAAAATAATTTATTTTTTTATTAATTAAATTTTTTACTTGATCTGAATCGGCATCAAAAATATCAAAAACAAAAACATTATCACCACGTGTTTTTAATGAATTTACAATTTCCAAACCAATTCCACTTACTCCGCCTGTAACAATAGAATTTTTCACATGTGACATAATTTGTTTTTTCCTAATTATGATTATTACTAAGATCCACAGGCATTTTTCGATCAAGCAAATTAAAAAGATTTTGTATATCTACCGGTTTGTTTATGGCAATAATTTTTTTATCCGGCCACTCACGCATTAAAATACGAGCCAATTTATCGGACGGTCCAACCTGAATAATCAGATCCAAATCTTTAAAATGTTGCATCGATTGCCACCAAAGTACGGGAGAATTCAATTGTTTTATTAAAGAATCCCTTACGTCGTTTGCCAATTTAATCTCTTTTGCATCACAATTATTAATTAACGAAACATCAAGATCTTTAAAATCAACTTTAAGCATATAAGAAGCAAATTCCTTTGCAGCATCTTCCATTAGTTTTGAATGAAATGCTCCGGCAACATTTAAAGGAATAACTTTTCCGGATATTGCTTTGACATCAAGTTCAACCTGACCAAGCTCAAAAGCTGTTCCCGAAACAACCAACTGATTGGGAGAATTAAAATTTACAATTTGAGCAACCTTGCCATTTTCCGGCTCATGATATCTTTTGCAAATACCGTCTAAAACCATTTCCGGAATACCAATAACGGATATCATTGTTCCAGGTTTTTCTTCTGTAG harbors:
- a CDS encoding undecaprenyl-diphosphate phosphatase, which gives rise to MIYLIIIIFLQMILESLPVSSSGHLLLAEKFFQTTMPKYFDYFLHGPTILILLIIFYKEWFPLAKCLATSTYNKKMFAKFDSHKKLLKIFLKIITLVAISNAITTLIWFIFKFYLEKKEWFGTDIHLLIGFCVTTLFLFLLSFKERQSSHKSHLTNLNKATVINSMTVDLNIFAKYLILGIIQGLALFPGISRFASVYAASRFLNFTPKRAFQITFLLELPLISAGFLLGVYHINKINDQLSFLLFFAIAISTIISAIIFYFVKRLALANKLHYFFYYMIIPITILVFIILKHFGERELSRIFSGF
- the acpP gene encoding acyl carrier protein is translated as MAFSKEDTLQKVVFTIAEKLNIQESNIKPEATFKDLGADSLDNVEIIMSFEELFGIEIKDEDAEKIKTVQDAVNHIHEARTK
- the fabF gene encoding beta-ketoacyl-ACP synthase II, giving the protein MKQEQNKKHRVAVTGIGLVNPLGNDTNTVWNNLIAGKSGISFLPDNFWGQNYKEFPYNFAGLVKNEQEILNNYFDLAKQRKSDRFIHLAMIAGYQAIQDSKLTKNYPENRTRFGCMLGVGVGGIKTIEDSLKDLISSGPKKVSPFLIPRSISNQAAGWLSMDFNLQGQIGAMVNACSSSADALGFAFRTIRDGYADYMLSGGAESCVTQLAISAFGNMRALCSSKNFNDPTKASRPFDKDREGFVLSEGAAILVLERLDLAQARNAKIYGEIIGYGATADAYHITAMHPEGLGAQQAITIALDDANINLKDIGYINAHGTSTQMNDKLETLVLKKVFGSHVSPDNINHAHISSTKSMTGHLLGAAGATEAAFSILALKNQILPPTINLENQDPECDLDYTPNKAISKSFDYAISNSFGFGGGNSVLVFKKF
- the fabG gene encoding 3-oxoacyl-ACP reductase FabG — translated: MSHVKNSIVTGGVSGIGLEIVNSLKTRGDNVFVFDIFDADSDQVKNLINKKINYFQVDISNISLIENGFKSVFKIIDSCENKNLDLLVNNAGITRDGLVIRLKESDWDTVLNINLKGSFFCAQQAIKKMIKQNQSYIINISSIVGITGNIGQANYAASKAGVIALTKSIAAEYGSRNILVNAIAPGFIETGLTEKLPQDVKSNILHRISLKRFGKTCDIANLILFLSSGDADYITGQVIGVDGGLF
- the fabD gene encoding ACP S-malonyltransferase, translated to MKIGMIFPGQGSQYLGMGKDFFDSERAVQELFDFASNCLDQNFVRLCFASSEKELQNTVNAQTSIFLVSASIYKTLKDKYNIVPSIVAGHSLGEYSAIFAANGISFADALYLIKKRSLFMDKATEEKPGTMISVIGIPEMVLDGICKRYHEPENGKVAQIVNFNSPNQLVVSGTAFELGQVELDVKAISGKVIPLNVAGAFHSKLMEDAAKEFASYMLKVDFKDLDVSLINNCDAKEIKLANDVRDSLIKQLNSPVLWWQSMQHFKDLDLIIQVGPSDKLARILMREWPDKKIIAINKPVDIQNLFNLLDRKMPVDLSNNHN